A window of the Buchnera aphidicola (Taiwanaphis decaspermi) genome harbors these coding sequences:
- a CDS encoding SDR family oxidoreductase, whose translation MTLLKNKKILITGLLNKKSIAYGIAKIMLQEGAEIIVTYHKKKTKKK comes from the coding sequence ATGACTTTATTAAAAAACAAAAAAATTTTAATCACAGGATTATTAAATAAAAAATCAATAGCTTATGGAATAGCAAAAATAATGTTACAAGAAGGAGCTGAAATTATAGTCACTTACCATAAAAAAAAAACAAAAAAAAAATAA
- the purB gene encoding adenylosuccinate lyase, whose translation MIFSPLTAISPIDGRYNKQTKKLKNIFSEYIFLKYRIKIEILWIKKLSSVKKIIEIPLLNKKTNEYLDKIINKFNYKDALYIKKIEKKNNHDVKSVEYFLKKKFIKHKKLKKIISFIHFSCTSEDINNLSYGIMIKKSINKIIKPLWENILILIKKITLKNKKIPLLARTHGQSATPTNVGKEFLNFYYRLNRQFKQLNNIKILGKFNGATGNYNSHKVSYPNIDWIKISKDFVKSLGISWNPYTTQIEPHDYMSELFHCIIRFNNILINLSRDIWGYISLNYFKQKNISDEVGSSTMPHKINPIDFENAEGNLELSNSMLNHMSMKLTISRWQRDLSDSTVLRNIGSVFGYSTIAYFSIIKGLKKIKVNKKNILKDLNKHWELLAEPIQILMKKYCIDNAYEIIKNFTKGKNIKIKDIKNIIKSLVIPNEEKKKLINMTPEKYTGLSEKMIDYFFKKNK comes from the coding sequence ATGATTTTTTCCCCACTAACTGCTATTTCACCAATAGATGGTAGATATAATAAACAAACTAAAAAATTAAAAAATATATTTAGTGAATATATTTTTTTAAAATATAGAATTAAAATAGAAATTTTATGGATAAAGAAATTATCTAGTGTAAAAAAAATAATAGAAATACCTTTATTAAATAAAAAAACTAATGAATATTTAGATAAAATAATTAATAAATTTAATTATAAAGATGCTTTATATATTAAAAAAATAGAAAAAAAAAACAATCATGATGTGAAATCTGTGGAATATTTTTTAAAAAAAAAATTTATAAAACATAAAAAGTTAAAAAAAATAATATCATTTATACATTTTAGTTGTACTTCAGAAGATATTAATAATCTTTCTTACGGTATAATGATTAAAAAATCAATTAATAAGATTATAAAACCTTTGTGGGAAAATATATTAATATTAATAAAAAAAATCACACTAAAAAATAAAAAGATACCTTTATTGGCAAGAACTCACGGGCAATCGGCGACACCTACAAATGTTGGAAAAGAATTTTTAAATTTCTATTACAGGTTAAACAGACAATTTAAACAATTGAACAATATAAAGATATTAGGTAAATTTAATGGTGCTACAGGTAATTATAATTCTCATAAAGTTTCTTATCCTAATATTGATTGGATTAAAATTAGTAAGGATTTTGTAAAATCCTTAGGAATAAGCTGGAATCCTTATACTACTCAAATAGAACCACATGATTACATGTCTGAACTTTTCCATTGTATTATTCGTTTTAATAATATTCTTATTAATTTATCACGTGACATATGGGGTTACATATCTTTAAATTATTTTAAACAAAAAAACATTTCTGATGAAGTAGGTTCTTCTACTATGCCTCATAAAATAAATCCTATAGATTTTGAAAATGCAGAAGGAAATTTAGAATTATCTAATTCCATGTTAAATCATATGTCGATGAAATTAACTATTTCAAGATGGCAACGTGATTTAAGTGATTCTACAGTTTTGCGTAATATAGGATCTGTTTTTGGTTATTCGACAATAGCTTATTTTTCTATTATAAAAGGATTAAAAAAAATAAAAGTTAATAAAAAAAATATTTTAAAAGATTTAAATAAACATTGGGAATTATTAGCAGAACCTATACAAATATTGATGAAAAAATATTGCATAGATAATGCATATGAGATTATAAAAAATTTTACTAAAGGTAAAAATATTAAAATTAAAGATATTAAAAATATTATCAAATCATTAGTAATACCAAATGAAGAAAAAAAAAAATTAATAAACATGACACCTGAAAAATATACTGGTCTTTCTGAGAAAATGATAGATTATTTTTTTAAAAAAAATAAATGA
- a CDS encoding YchE family NAAT transporter: MTVSNILLSEYVQFFLRLFALVNPIGMIPIFVSLTNNKTKKAINKINLISNISVIIILSSSLLLGNFILNMFSISIDSFRIAGGILISFVSISMLNGKLNNSLHQKKNIDHKNSSTDIAVVPLAIPLIAGPGAISSTIVWSSHYSNIQNIMLCILTIIFFSIFCWFCFKMSPIVVKILGKTGIIVITKIMGLLLLSLSIECITSGIKSIFPILSY, encoded by the coding sequence ATGACTGTATCAAATATTTTATTATCTGAATATGTTCAGTTTTTTTTAAGATTATTTGCATTAGTTAACCCTATAGGAATGATTCCAATATTTGTTAGTTTAACTAATAATAAAACTAAAAAAGCAATAAATAAAATTAATTTAATATCTAATATATCAGTAATAATAATTTTATCTTCTTCTTTATTGTTAGGTAATTTTATACTAAATATGTTTAGTATATCAATTGATTCATTTCGAATAGCTGGTGGTATTTTAATATCTTTTGTATCTATTTCTATGTTAAATGGCAAATTAAATAATTCTTTACATCAAAAAAAAAATATTGATCATAAAAACAGCTCTACTGACATAGCAGTAGTTCCATTAGCAATACCTTTAATTGCAGGTCCAGGAGCAATAAGTTCTACTATTGTTTGGAGTTCTCATTACAGCAATATTCAAAACATCATGTTATGTATTTTAACAATAATATTTTTTTCTATTTTTTGTTGGTTTTGTTTTAAAATGTCACCTATTGTAGTAAAAATTTTAGGAAAAACAGGTATTATCGTTATAACTAAAATAATGGGTTTATTATTATTATCTTTAAGTATAGAATGCATTACTTCCGGTATTAAATCTATATTCCCAATATTATCATATTAA
- a CDS encoding exoribonuclease II produces the protein MFQNNPVLIKLKKKLCAKTVRVEGTVKSNKKGFGFLDIDKKNSYFIKPIHMKKVMHGDKVIAKIHKFDNKESVEPEKLITPFLHKFVGKVIYKKNKLFVLPDYFCIKKPIMCILKKKLSFKLQNEDWVMSKLLKHPLRDNNVFCAEIIDFVSKKNNTFSPWLVTLSKYNLNKKPPKEKNVIKLLKNEELNRKDLTKLNFFTIDSMNTKDIDDAFFIKKINNIFYVTVAIADPTAYISPNSKLDISAMNRGYTNYLPGFNVPMLPRYISENICSLKPNVKRPVLACSFTVLKNGDFVDNKINFYLAWIKSKAKLIYENVSNWLENTGSWKPKNENIKKQIKIFYEFCNVRFLWRKRNALIFKNTLEYRFQLNDKYEVLGINIESRRIAHRIVEEAMLSANICAANYLNKKLGFGIYNVHNGFDKNNSKLAALLLSSNGFNFNEKDFLNLNSFCQIHRIFDFISDKYVYKRFKKLQSFVEISNVPSPHFALGLNFYATWTSPIRKYSDMINHRLIKSVIRKIDVDMPNNKILSKIIENKRKIRMSEKDIQNWLYVIFLKKVEGKKIFLAEIIDVFKSGLRVKIIKNGAYAFIPTILIHNMKNEVFCNYDNGSVYIKNKLKYKISDLIKIKIFKVKIKNRNIIAKIY, from the coding sequence ATGTTTCAAAATAATCCTGTGCTAATAAAGCTAAAAAAAAAATTATGTGCAAAAACTGTAAGAGTTGAAGGTACAGTTAAATCTAATAAAAAAGGTTTTGGTTTTTTAGATATAGATAAAAAAAATAGTTATTTTATCAAACCTATACATATGAAAAAAGTGATGCATGGTGATAAAGTTATTGCAAAAATACATAAGTTTGATAACAAAGAAAGTGTTGAACCAGAAAAACTTATAACACCATTCTTACATAAATTTGTTGGAAAAGTAATATATAAAAAAAATAAATTATTTGTTTTGCCGGATTATTTTTGTATAAAAAAACCAATAATGTGTATATTAAAAAAAAAATTATCTTTTAAATTACAAAATGAAGATTGGGTAATGTCTAAATTATTAAAACATCCTTTAAGAGATAATAATGTTTTTTGTGCAGAAATTATTGATTTTGTTTCCAAAAAAAATAATACATTTTCTCCTTGGTTAGTCACTTTATCTAAATATAATCTTAATAAAAAACCACCTAAAGAAAAAAACGTAATAAAATTATTAAAAAATGAAGAATTAAATAGAAAAGATTTAACAAAACTAAATTTTTTTACTATTGATAGTATGAATACAAAAGATATAGATGATGCTTTTTTTATAAAAAAAATTAATAATATTTTTTATGTAACTGTAGCTATAGCAGATCCAACAGCATATATTTCTCCTAATAGCAAGTTAGATATTTCAGCAATGAATAGAGGATATACAAACTATCTTCCAGGGTTTAACGTTCCAATGTTACCTAGATATATTTCTGAAAATATATGTTCTTTGAAACCTAATGTAAAAAGACCTGTATTAGCATGTAGTTTTACTGTATTAAAAAATGGTGATTTTGTTGATAATAAAATTAATTTTTATTTAGCATGGATCAAGTCTAAAGCTAAATTAATATATGAAAATGTATCAAATTGGTTAGAAAACACAGGTTCATGGAAACCAAAAAACGAAAATATAAAAAAACAAATAAAAATTTTTTATGAATTTTGTAATGTTAGATTTTTATGGAGAAAACGTAACGCTTTAATTTTTAAAAATACATTAGAATATAGATTTCAATTAAATGATAAATATGAAGTTTTAGGTATAAATATAGAATCTAGAAGAATAGCACACAGAATAGTTGAAGAAGCTATGTTAAGTGCAAACATTTGTGCAGCTAATTATTTAAATAAAAAATTAGGTTTTGGTATTTATAATGTTCATAATGGTTTTGATAAGAATAATTCTAAATTAGCTGCATTGTTATTATCAAGTAATGGTTTTAATTTTAATGAAAAAGATTTTTTAAATTTAAATAGTTTTTGTCAAATACATCGTATTTTTGATTTTATATCTGATAAATATGTTTATAAAAGATTTAAAAAATTGCAATCTTTTGTTGAGATAAGTAATGTTCCTTCTCCTCATTTTGCATTAGGTTTAAACTTTTATGCAACGTGGACATCTCCCATTAGAAAATATAGTGATATGATAAATCACAGATTAATTAAATCTGTAATAAGAAAAATAGATGTTGATATGCCTAACAATAAAATTTTATCTAAAATAATTGAAAATAAAAGAAAAATAAGAATGTCAGAAAAGGATATACAAAATTGGTTGTATGTTATTTTTTTAAAAAAAGTAGAAGGTAAAAAAATATTTTTAGCGGAAATCATAGATGTATTTAAAAGTGGATTACGCGTTAAAATAATTAAAAATGGTGCATATGCTTTTATTCCTACAATTTTAATACACAATATGAAAAATGAAGTTTTTTGTAACTATGATAATGGATCAGTTTACATTAAAAATAAATTAAAATACAAAATATCTGATTTAATCAAGATAAAGATATTCAAAGTAAAAATAAAAAATCGTAATATAATAGCGAAAATATATTAA
- a CDS encoding enoyl-ACP reductase FabI, which yields MLCDLSKLNSIKLLFLKLSKYWRKFDGLVHSIAFSPNKQFKKNDYLKIINKKIFNVTNEISVYSFIAIVKESKKMLNKNSSILTISYIGSKLIIPYYNAMGPAKALLESNVRYIAYSLKKKYIRVNAISSASIKTISSSVIKNSKKIINKDFNSNLIGRYVNIYDIGKTASFLCSNFSSAINGQIIYVDGGSNIYFNDN from the coding sequence ATACTATGTGATTTATCAAAATTAAATAGTATAAAATTATTATTTTTAAAATTATCTAAATATTGGAGAAAATTTGATGGTTTAGTACATTCTATAGCATTTTCTCCAAATAAACAATTCAAAAAAAATGATTATTTAAAAATTATTAACAAAAAAATATTTAATGTTACCAATGAAATAAGTGTATATAGTTTTATAGCTATTGTAAAAGAAAGTAAAAAAATGTTAAATAAAAATTCTTCTATATTAACTATATCATATATAGGTTCAAAGTTAATTATACCTTATTATAATGCAATGGGTCCAGCTAAAGCATTATTGGAATCTAATGTAAGATATATAGCATATTCTTTAAAAAAAAAATATATCAGAGTAAACGCTATTTCCTCCGCTAGTATAAAAACAATATCTTCTTCTGTTATAAAAAATTCAAAAAAAATAATCAATAAAGATTTCAATTCAAATCTTATTGGAAGATATGTCAATATTTATGATATAGGTAAAACAGCTTCTTTTTTATGTTCAAATTTTTCCTCAGCAATTAATGGACAAATTATTTATGTAGATGGAGGATCTAATATCTATTTTAATGATAATTAA